The segment CCAATGAAAATTGATAAAAATAGCATACTAAGTAAAAAGCTCATTGAAAGTGGCTCACCATTTCTATTTATGCTTAAATAAATGGCGAACATCACCACAGCAGGAAGCGTCATTTGTCCAGGTCCACCAATATTAAAGTATCCACATTTAAAACCAAAACTTACTGCTAATCCTGAAAATCCGAAGATAATAAAGTACATCAAAATACCTTTATTTTCAGGGTAATTAAATAATTTGTCAAATGGTTCTTTTAAAATATGGATAAAAAGTCAAAATGGGTTTAATTTGTTAAAAGCAGTAGAAGGATTTTGAATAATTTTTGTTAAATAAAAGATTACTGAAACAATAATTAACCCAAAGATAATAGCTCAAATTTCAGAATAAGCTTTTCTTCTATTCTCTTTTTTGTCAGGGAAAATCATTTTTCTTCTAAAGGACTCAAATTGTTCAAGAATCTGTTTCATTTTCTTCCCCTCCTTGTTTCTTAACTGTTAAATTATCATTTGTATCATTGTCGTTTGGTTCATCTTTTATTTCTTCTTGTTGCCCATTTTTATGAGACATAAATAAACCAATTTGTGTTCTACTTAATTTATTAGCTTTTTCTGTTGCTATAATTTCACCTTCGTTAATTACAGCGATAGTATCAGCTAAAGCAAGAACTTCATCAAGTCCATAAGAAATAAGTAAAATAGGTTTTTTATTAGCTTTTTCTTGCAATATTCTATTGTGAATATTTTTAATTGCCCCAACATCTAAACCACGTGTTGGTTGATTAATTACAATAAGATCGTGAGGTGTGCTCATTTCACGTCCAACAATGAATTTTTGTTGATTCCCACCTGAAAGAGATCTAGCAACAGAATACCCTTCTCTTGCACCTCTAACATCAAAGTTTTCAAGAATTTTGTTAGTTTCTTTTTTAATTGTTTTGTTTTTTAATACACCAAAATAATTAAAAAATTTATCTCACAATCTTCTGAGAATTGTGTTTTCGTAAATTTTGTAATCAAGAGCTAAACCATGTTTATGTCTATCTGAAGGTATTAATGAAAGACCTAATTTTGATATGTCTAAGACGTTGTATTTTGCAATATCGATGCTGTTGTTTTCTTGTTCTTTTTTTAGCATTAAGTATTTTTTATTGTAGCTAAACCCAAAAAGACCTAGCGCAATTGAAAAAACAAAGAAAATTCCTGCATAAATTAAGAAAATTACATCTGATTCTTTAAAAAGTAATTTAGTTTCCAGTGAATTACTATATCCTCCAATAGAACCTAGGGTAATAGTTAAACAAAGAACTAAAGCCGTAAAGATTCAAAGAATAATTGATCTTTTTTTATAATTTTCTTTTAATAAGTTATGTTTTTCTTTAATAAATTCAGTTGGCTTAATTTTAATTGAACCTGAAGTTGGGTTTTTCATTCCTGAAACAACATACTCTAAATCTCTTTGACCATTTCCTTCAATTCCGGCAATAGCTAAAATTTCACCAGCATGAACTTTTAAACTTAAATTATTAAGATTTTTTTCTCCTGCAGTAGAAACATTTTTTAGTTCTAAAACGACATCTTCTTCTTCAAAGGTTTCTTGATTTGAGACGTTTTGAATAACTTCAACATCGCCACCAGTCATCATTTTAGCCATATCTTCTTTAGTCACATCAGAAACTTTGAAATTTTGGACAACTTCACCTTTTCTAATAACTGTTCCATAATCAGCAACTTTTTCGATTTCACGAAGTTTGTGAGAAATGAAAATAATTGTTTTTCCTTGGTTTTTGAAGATTTTAAAAGTTTCTAATAATCCCTCAATTTCTTGTTCAGTTAAAACTGCGGTAGGTTCATCAAAAATTAAGATATCTGAATCACGGTAAAGCATCTTCATAATTTCAACTTTTTGTTGAACAGAGACGCTTTCTTTTCCGCTAAGAGCTTTTAAATCAAAGTGTAAATTAAACTTTTCTTGAATAGTTTTAATTTTAACAATGCTAGGCTCATAATTAATTGTTCTTGTGTTTTTATTAACAATTTCTTCACCTAAGATGATGTTTTCTAAGTTAGTATAAACATCTACTAGCTTAAAGTGTTGGTGCACCATTCCAATCCTAAGTTTATTAGCATCATTAGGATCTTTAATAAAAACTGGATTACCATTTACTTTTATCGTTCCAACATCCGGTTCATACAGACCAAATAAAATAGACATTAACGTACTTTTTCCGGCACCATTTTCACCAATTAGTGCATGTATAGTACCTTTTTTTACTTCAAAAGAAATGTTTTTATTCGCATGTATGTTACCGAAACTTTTGGAAATGTTTATAAATTCAATAGCATTCATATAAGTTCCGTTCTATATATTGATATTGGAAAAATAGGGAAACCCTATTTTTCTTAAATTTATTAATTAATTATTTATTATGCAGCTTTAATTGCATTAATAAGATCTGTTAATCTATTTGATTGGCTAGCAATATCTGCCCCATCTTCAGTAGCTTTTGATGAGTTAATGTATGCAACTTTTGCATCGTCAAAAGATTTGAATTTAGCATCAGCTTCTTTTAATGCAGCATTCATTTTTTCTCTATCTGCTTCATTTTGAAGGTGTGATGGTGAATATCCTACTCATCCTTCTTTAAATCCTTCTTCTAAAGAAATTATTGAATTTGCTTGTTTATTTTGTAAGTAGCGAGTTCTTGCTTTATTACCAAAAATAATTTCTGTAATAACATCATATACAGCTTGTCCTATTCCTTTAGTAATAGAAGTTAAGAATCTTCCTGCATTTTCTGGT is part of the Mycoplasmopsis gallinacea genome and harbors:
- a CDS encoding ABC transporter ATP-binding protein; the encoded protein is MNAIEFINISKSFGNIHANKNISFEVKKGTIHALIGENGAGKSTLMSILFGLYEPDVGTIKVNGNPVFIKDPNDANKLRIGMVHQHFKLVDVYTNLENIILGEEIVNKNTRTINYEPSIVKIKTIQEKFNLHFDLKALSGKESVSVQQKVEIMKMLYRDSDILIFDEPTAVLTEQEIEGLLETFKIFKNQGKTIIFISHKLREIEKVADYGTVIRKGEVVQNFKVSDVTKEDMAKMMTGGDVEVIQNVSNQETFEEEDVVLELKNVSTAGEKNLNNLSLKVHAGEILAIAGIEGNGQRDLEYVVSGMKNPTSGSIKIKPTEFIKEKHNLLKENYKKRSIILWIFTALVLCLTITLGSIGGYSNSLETKLLFKESDVIFLIYAGIFFVFSIALGLFGFSYNKKYLMLKKEQENNSIDIAKYNVLDISKLGLSLIPSDRHKHGLALDYKIYENTILRRLWDKFFNYFGVLKNKTIKKETNKILENFDVRGAREGYSVARSLSGGNQQKFIVGREMSTPHDLIVINQPTRGLDVGAIKNIHNRILQEKANKKPILLISYGLDEVLALADTIAVINEGEIIATEKANKLSRTQIGLFMSHKNGQQEEIKDEPNDNDTNDNLTVKKQGGEENETDSWTIWVL